A region of the Microcystis aeruginosa FD4 genome:
TTCCTCTAAACTTTCTACAGGTAAATTAACCACCTGATAAGCACCAAAAACCTCGATCGCATCGGTATAATTGGTTAATTCTTCTAAAGTTTCCGCGATTAAGTGCTGTTGATCCAGATTAATTTCTAGATCGATAAAAAATATGTATTCCCCTAAAGATCGTTTAGTTGGTCGCGATTCGATTCGAGATAAATTAAGCTGACGTTTGGCAAAAACTTCTAAGGGTTTCACTAAAGCACCGGGTTGATCTAAAACTTGAAAAGCGAGGGACATTCGCTCACCTTGGGGATGGGAAGTTAAAGCCATTACCCAAAAACGGGTACAATTATCGGGATAATCATTAATTGGTTGTATTAATATTGGTACATGATAGAGTTTTGCCGCCCGGGGAGAAGCAATAGCGGCCGAATTAGCCTCTCGATCGAGAATTTGAATCGCTTCTGTGGTAGAATTGGTGGGAGTAATCGGCACGGTAGGTAAATTGTTTTCTAGCCATTTTTGACATTGGGCTAAAGCTTGGGGATGGGAATAAACAGTTTTAATTTCTGTTAGCGATTGCTTAGGAGATAGAAGTGCATGGGAAATCGGTAAAACTAATTCTTGTTGAATCTGTAACCCGGGTAATTGCCATAAAGCATCAAGAGTCATTACCACACTTCCTTCGGTGGAATTTTCCACCGGAACCACTGCTAAATCGGCCTGATTTTGGACAACTGATCGCAAGGCCAGGGCAATGCTAGGATAGGGTATTAATTGACGAGGCTGGGGTGGTAAACTATTAGCATAGGCTAAAGCGGCTGTTTCTGAATAGGTTCCCACTGGCCCCAGATAAGCGATCTTTACAGTCATTTAGATTATCCCCGCAAGCAATTTTTTCTAGCTATTACAGCCTTTTTCATAAATATCAAGTATAACCTAATTTGGTATTGACTCCTATTCTGCTATAATCATGTCAAGTCAGCTTCACTTTGTTTGATGGTCAATTGACTGATTTTTTGGCGAGTTTCCTCGATGGTTAACCCTTGGGCTAAATCCCCCAATTCTTTGAGAAGATCATTAGTTAAGGAGAGAGATATTTGGCTATCCTGACCCGATAAATAGACAACTTTGGCTAATTCGGCCAGTTTAACTTTTTTGCTGGTGCGATTTTGGTAACTGACCGAAAACCCGTTAATCTCCGCAGACTCTTGCTGGATAATTGCCGACTTTAAACGTTCCTTGAGATGTTCCATCTCTGTATCTAAAATCCTCCATTGCTGGTAAATTTCCCAATAACGATTAGTTAATCTTTCCAGATTCTCACCCGCGGGATCGGGAGTAATTAAATGGGAAAGCTGCAAAAGACGATGATGGATTTGGGCCGTATATACGGGGTCTTTTTGTGCATATTCTAGCTGGGCCGCGGTTAAAGGTCTTTTGCCCCAATTCCCCCCCTGTTCACTTTTATCAATAGCGGGAAAATGACAAAGACATTCAGCCACGGTTTTTAGTTGATAATTGGGTAAAGGAGCAATATAGTAGGGAACCTTTTTAGCTAACTCTAGGGTACAAGTAATTTTTTTAACTTTGCTTTTACCGCCCAAAAATTTACAATCATAACTAGCATTGTGAAAAACCTTTTCTATCCGGTCAACCAGCATGATTTTAGTGATAAAAT
Encoded here:
- the pheA gene encoding prephenate dehydratase yields the protein MTVKIAYLGPVGTYSETAALAYANSLPPQPRQLIPYPSIALALRSVVQNQADLAVVPVENSTEGSVVMTLDALWQLPGLQIQQELVLPISHALLSPKQSLTEIKTVYSHPQALAQCQKWLENNLPTVPITPTNSTTEAIQILDREANSAAIASPRAAKLYHVPILIQPINDYPDNCTRFWVMALTSHPQGERMSLAFQVLDQPGALVKPLEVFAKRQLNLSRIESRPTKRSLGEYIFFIDLEINLDQQHLIAETLEELTNYTDAIEVFGAYQVVNLPVESLEEL
- a CDS encoding ribonuclease D, whose amino-acid sequence is MSYLTESDAIRNAIDHFSHFPILWLDTEVADYNSKTPRLSLIQILADSTDLTGERVTILDVLDRPDLRDYFITKIMLVDRIEKVFHNASYDCKFLGGKSKVKKITCTLELAKKVPYYIAPLPNYQLKTVAECLCHFPAIDKSEQGGNWGKRPLTAAQLEYAQKDPVYTAQIHHRLLQLSHLITPDPAGENLERLTNRYWEIYQQWRILDTEMEHLKERLKSAIIQQESAEINGFSVSYQNRTSKKVKLAELAKVVYLSGQDSQISLSLTNDLLKELGDLAQGLTIEETRQKISQLTIKQSEADLT